One Glycine max cultivar Williams 82 chromosome 6, Glycine_max_v4.0, whole genome shotgun sequence DNA segment encodes these proteins:
- the LOC100818266 gene encoding dof zinc finger protein DOF5.4, protein MHETHSIGGGRFYGGGDRRLRPHHQQQQPPPLKCPRCDSLNTKFCYYNNYNLSQPRHFCKNCRRYWTKGGVLRNVPVGGGCRKSKRSNKPKTTTTTTTSNTNNNRSSFSATAPATAPTPPAPELEHHSHSHSSSESSTLTVTATEEMSAPPPTTSNAPSKNSLLLDNDHREAKMFANPNPNPSLDSGGIFSEIGNFTSLINLNNNEAFGFGNNKNNNSILDATSFRFGISVTNQVQAAAGGGHGQWQQQNHQEFGTASFLDHTVPLEFSSLQHKTGHQGGFGSLDWQPGADQGLFDLPNTVDQPYWTHAHWSDQDNTSSLFHLP, encoded by the coding sequence atgcacgaaacacattCCATCGGCGGCGGCAGGTTCTACGGCGGCGGCGACCGGAGGCTGAGGCCGCACCACCAGCAGCAGCAGCCGCCGCCGCTAAAGTGCCCACGTTGTGACTCACTCAACACCAAGTTCTGTTACTACAACAACTACAACCTTTCCCAGCCGCGCCATTTCTGCAAGAACTGCCGCCGCTACTGGACCAAGGGTGGCGTCCTCCGCAACGTCCCCGTCGGTGGCGGTTGCCGGAAATCTAAACGCTCCAACAAACCCAaaacaaccaccaccaccaccaccagcaACACTAATAACAACCGTTCTTCTTTCTCGGCAACCGCACCGGCCACCGCACCAACGCCACCGGCACCAGAGCTGGAGCATCATTCTCATTCTCACTCCAGCAGTGAAAGCTCCACTTTAACCGTGACCGCGACGGAGGAGATGTCGGCGCCGCCGCCGACGACATCAAACGCTCCGTCGAAGAACAGTTTATTACTTGACAACGACCACCGTGAGGCGAAGATGTTcgctaaccctaaccctaacccctctTTGGATAGTGGTGGCATTTTCTCTGAGATAGGAAACTTCACCAGCCTCATCAATTTAAACAACAACGAAGCGTTTGGGTTTGggaacaataaaaataacaacagcATCCTCGATGCGACGTCGTTTCGTTTCGGTATTAGTGTTACTAATCAGGTGCAGGCGGCAGCAGGTGGAGGCCATGGTCAGTGGCAGCAGCAGAATCATCAGGAGTTCGGTACGGCGTCGTTTCTCGATCACACTGTGCCGCTTGAGTTTTCTTCGCTGCAGCATAAGACTGGGCATCAGGGAGGGTTTGGATCGTTGGATTGGCAACCCGGTGCGGATCAAGGTTTGTTTGATCTTCCTAACACCGTTGATCAGCCTTACTGGACCCACGCTCATTGGTCTGATCAAGATAATActtcttctctctttcatcttcctTGA